A section of the Macadamia integrifolia cultivar HAES 741 chromosome 9, SCU_Mint_v3, whole genome shotgun sequence genome encodes:
- the LOC122088221 gene encoding fruit protein pKIWI501 produces the protein MATAEVAQATTALPEKESIPEELSKTEEPTKEEVAASPETVAEPSTEETAVTPEPVAEEEPKEVTVDVVSEETAAPVVDEAPKEVVEEAKEEAKEEATKEEPVAETKEEEEKEVPAAEPPVVVEETKEEAKDSGEVVTAPPEETRAKEEEVSTETPVEKTEE, from the exons ATGGCCACTGCTGAG GTAGCACAAGCGACAACTGCATTACCAGAGAAGGAGTCTATTCCTGAGGAGTTGAGTAAGACTGAAGAGCcaaccaaagaagaagttgcagcATCACCGGAGACAGTTGCAGAGCCATCCACAGAAGAAACTGCAGTAACACCAGAGCCAGTGGCAGAGGAAGAACCAAAGGAAGTAACAGTTGATGTGGTGAGTGAGGAAACAGCTGCTCCTGTAGTTGATGAAGCACCTAAGGAAGTAGTGGAAGAAGCAAAAGAGGAAGCTAAAGAAGAAGCAACTAAGGAAGAGCCAGTGGCAGAgaccaaagaagaagaggagaaggaggtGCCTGCAGCAGAGCCACCTGTGGTAGTGGAGGAGACCAaggaagaagccaaagattcCGGCGAGGTAGTGACAGCTCCACCGGAGGAGACTCGAgccaaagaagaggaagtgagcACTGAAACTCCAGTGGAGAAGACAGAGGAATAG